The Marinobacter szutsaonensis sequence GTCCAGTAGCTCCATGCAGGTCTGGCCCCGGAAGGCGTTGTAACGGTCCGGCCGGTTGATGGTGATGGTGGCGACGCCGTTGTTTTCGTCGTACAGAATGTCTTCATAATTCATGGTGCGTTCTCCTAAATCGTGTAGCTGGTCGCTTAGCCGGCCATGGTCAGGCCGCCGGACACACTGATCACCTGGCCGGTGATGAAGTTGGCGTCGTCACTGGCGAGCAGGGCGATGATGCCGGGGTAATCGTCCGGCTGGGCCAGGCGTTTCATGGGCACGGCGTTGCGGAAGGCTTCCAGCAGTTTCTCCGGGTTGGGTGCAGATTCCGCCACGCCCTTGAGCAGGGCGGTGTCGGTGGGGCCGGGGCAGACCACGTTAAGGCACACGTTCTTGGTGGCCAGTTCCCGGGCCACGGTCTTGCTGAAGCCCACCAGGCCGGCCTTGCAGGCGGCGTAGACCGACTCGCCGGAGGAACCGACCCGGGCGGCATCGGAAGCCACATTGATGACCTTGCCGCCGCCGGCGGCCACCATCTTCGGCAGCACCACGTGGTGCATGTTAAGGGCGCCGGTCAGGTTGACCGCGATCAGCTGGTCCCACAGTTTCGGTTCGGTCTTGAGGAACGGGATGAAGCGGTCGAAACCGGCGTTGTTCACCAGCACCGTGGGCACACCAAGATCGGTCTCGATGGCCGCCACGGTCTCGGTGATGGCGGCGTAGTCAGTGATATCCGCGGCATAGGCGCGAGCGGTACCGCCGGCTTCGGAGATCAGGTCAGCCGTGGCCTGGGCGGCACTCTCGTCCCGATCCAGGACGGCCACCAGGCAGCCTTCCTCGGCAAAGCGCTGGCATACGGCGCGGCCGATGCCGCCCCCGCCGCCGGTCACGATGACTGTTTTTCCGTTAAGGCCTCTCATGATGAATTGCTCCTGTTGCTGTTCAATCAATGGGATCAACCGCGCTTGGCCGGTTCCAGACGAACCTCTTTGGCCTGCTCGCGCAGTTTGAATTTCTGGATCTTGCCGGAGGCGGTGCGGGGCATAGCCTCGATTACTTCCAGGTATTCCGGCAGGTAGTTCTTGGACAGTTGTTGTTCGGTCAGGTAGGCCTTGACTTGGTCCAGGGTCAGGTCGGTGGCGTTCTCGTCCAGGGTGACGTAGGCACACAGGCGCTCGCCCAGGCGTTCGTCCGGACAACCGACCAGGGCCACATCGACAATGCCCGGGAACTTGTAGAGCAGGTTCTCCACCTCAACCACCGGGATGTTCTCGCCACCACGAATCACCACGTCCTTGGTGCGGCCGGTGATGCGGATGTAGCCGTCCTTGTCCATGCGCGCGAGGTCGCCGGTGTTGAACCAACCGTCCTCGTCCACGCCGTAGAGTTCGGGCCGTTTCAGGTAGCCGACAAACAGGCTGGAGCCCCGGACCAGCAGACTGCCTTCCTCTCCGGCCGGCAGTTCGTTGCCCTGGAAGTCGGTGACTTTCACTTCCATCCAGGGCAGGGCCTTACCGTCAGACTGGCTGGCCCGCTCGGCCGGATCTTCCGGGCAGGTCATGGTGACGGCACCGTTTTCGGTCATGCCCCACGCCGAGACAATCTTTGCCTTGAGCACCTTGCCGGCTTGCTCAACCACAGCACTGGGGATCGGTGCGCCGGCGGAAACGAAGATGCGCAGGGAATCCAGTTCGCCCTCATGATTGGGGGCGGTTTTGACCAGGTCGGCGAGGAAGGGGGTGGCGGCCATGGTGAAGGCCGGCTTCTCGGCGCCAATCACCTTGCAGACGTATTCTGCGTCCCAGATGTCCTGGAGGATGGCGGTGGTGCCCAGGTAAACCGGCATCATTATGCCGTACAGAAAGCCGGTCTGGTGGGCCACCGGGGAGGCCATCAGCACCTTGTCATCCGAGCTCAGGTGCAGCCGGTCGGCATAGGGCCGCACATTGGAGAACAGGGTGTTGGAGGTGTGCATGACGCCCTTGGGCTCGCCGGTGGTACCGGAGGTGTAGAGGATCTGGATGGCGTCGTCGGCGGTGAGCTGGCGCTCGGCAAACAGGGCCTTGGTGTCCTGCTTTTCTTCCCAGGCGGTCTCTACCAGACGCTGCTCGAAGCTGCGTTCGCCCTCGCCGCCAATCACCAGCAGGGTTTCCAGGTTGGGCAGTTCGGCGCGGATGCCGTCGATCATGGCCTCGTAATCGAAGCCCCGGAAGACCTTGGGAATCACCAGCAGTTTGGCTTCGCCATGCTTAAGCATGAAGCGCAGTTCACGCTCCCGGAAGATGGGCATGAGCGGGTTCAGGATGGCGCCGATGCGCATGCAGGCCAGGTGCAGGGCCGTGGTCTGCCACCAGTTCGGCAGCTGGCATGCCACCACGTCGCCTTTGCCGATGCCCATGGCCGCCAGGCCTGCCGCCATACGGGTGACCTTGTCATTGAGTTCCCGATAGCTGAGGGCGGTGCGGGTGTCACCGGTGACCTGGTAACCGACGATGGCTTCCCGGTCCGGGGTGCTGGCCACGGCCTGGTCCAGGTAGTCGGTGATGAGCTTGTCGTTCCATGCGCCGCTCTCGACCATGGCGGCGCGGCGTTCCGGATTGAGAGTGATGCCTGTTTCCATCTGATTCACCTGTTGTGTCCGGTTTGTTGTTGTTGGGAGGCCTGACCGAAAAGCGGGTCGTTGCCTTGTCAGTTTCAACATACGCCTTCTCAAAATAATATGTCAACATGTTGCCTTAAAAAATATTCGGGTGTAGTCTTTTTTGAATTGGAGACATCAACACATGCAGCTTTTTTAAAACAGTAATAAGAAATCGCCTCTTAGTGGAGATGGTTATGGGATACAGCAACATATTGCTTGAAAAGCACGAGGCCGTGTCGCTCATCCGGCTCAACCGGCCGAAGGTGCACAACGCGCTCAACAATGCACTGATGAACGAGTTGAGCGAGGCCCTCGACACTCTCGAGGCGGACGAATCCATCCGCGCCATTGTCATCACCGGCAACGAGAAGGCGTTTGCCGCCGGAGCCGATATTTCCGAGGTCCATGCCCTGGATTTTTCCCGGGCCTACCGGGAGCGCTTCATCTCCGCCAACTGGGAAACCGTGACCCGCTGTCGTAAACCGGTGATTGCCGCCGTAGCCGGCCTTGCGTTGGGCGGTGGCTGTGAGCTGGCGATGATGTGCGATCTGCTGATCGCGGCCGATACCGCCCGCTTTGGTCAGCCGGAAGTGAAGATTGGCACTCTGCCTGGGGCCGGGGGCACCCAACGCCTCGCCCGGGCCATCGGCAAGGCTAAAACCATGGATCTGTGCCTGACCGGGCGGACCATGGATGCGGAGGAGGCCGAACGCAGTGGCCTGGTGAGTCGGGTAGTGCCGGCAGAGCGGCTGCTGGAGGAGGCGCTGGCGGTGGCAAATGACATTGCCGGTTACTCGCAGATGGCCACCATGATCAACAAAGAGGCCGTGAACCAGGCGTTCGAGACCACCCTGCGTGCCGGGGTGGAATACGAGCGTCGTCTGCTGTGGTCCAGTTTTGCCAGCGAGGATCGCAATGAGGGTATGACAGCTTTCCTCGAAAAACGTCAGCCCGAGTGGAAGCACCGGTAACCTTTAAAAGCTCAGGAGCGATTATGGATATTCATTTCACCCCCGAAGAGCTGGCTTTCCGCAGTGAGGTACGGGCCTTTCTGGAACAGAATCTGCCGGCTGATATTGCCGAGAAAGTCCGTCTGGGCCGTCGACTCTCCAAAGAGGATCACCAGCGCTGGCAGAAGATCCTCAACAAGCAGGGCTGGTATGCCGTTAACTGGCCGGTGGAGTATGGCGGCACCGGCTGGTCCGTGGTTCAGAAGCACATCTTTGACGAGGAGTGTGCCGCTGCCGGAGCGCCCAGGTTGGTCGCCTTCGGCGTGAATATGGTCGCGCCGGTCATCATCAAGTTTGGCACCCAGGCCCAGAAGGATTACTACCTCCCACGGATTCTGCGCAGCGAGGACTGGTGGTGCCAGGGCTATTCCGAGCCCGGTGCCGGTTCCGACCTCGCTTCCCTGAAAACTCGGGCCGAGCGCGATGGCGATCATTACGTGGTTAATGGTCAGAAGACCTGGACCACCCTCGGCCAGCATGCCAACCGGATTTTCTGTCTGGTCCGCACCGACCCTTCGGCAAAGAAGCAGGAGGGCATCTCGTTCCTGTTGATCGACATGGATACCCCCGGCATTACTGTGCGTCCGATCATCACCCTGGATGGCGAACACGAGGTCAACGAGGTGTTCTTCGACAACGTTCGGGTGCCGGTAGAAAACCTGGTGGGCGAGGAGAACAAGGGCTGGACCTGCGCCAAGTACCTGCTCACTCACGAGCGCACCGGTCAGGCTGGCATCGGACTCTCCAAGGCGGCCCTGGCCCACCTGAAAGACATTGCCGGCGCCGAGACTGTGGCCGGCCGGCCACTGATTGACGACCCGTTGTTCCGCGCCCGTATTGCCGAGGTGGAAATGCGCCTGATGGCGGTGGAAATGAGCACCCTGCGGATTCTGGCCGCCACCCGCGACGGTGGCGTACCGGGCGCTGAGAGTTCATTGCTGAAGATCCAGGGCTCCGAGATCCGGCAGGCGATCAGTGGTCTGATGCGCAAGGCGCTCGGACCCAATGCACTGCCATTCCTGGAGCCCGAGCTGGAGCCGGAGTTTGACGGCGAGCCGTTGTACCGGGATTACAGTGCCTCCCCGGCTAGCCAGTATTTCAATCTGCGCAAACTGTCGATCTACGGCGGGTCCAACGAAATTCAGAAGAACATCATCGCCAAGCAGGTTCTGGAGCTGTAGGAGGGCGCCATGAATTTTGAATTGAATGAAGAACAACAGATGCTGGCGGACACCGTTGAGCGTCTGGTCCGAAACACCTATGGCTTTGAGCAGAGAGAGGCTTTTTACCAGAGTCCCCAGGGGTACAGTCCCGAGTTCTGGCGGCAGTTGTCGGAGCTCGGCATCACCTCCGTACCGATTGCGACTGACTATGAAGGTTTTGGCGGCACCGGCGTCGAGAACATGCTGGTGATGAAGGAACTTGGGCGTGGCCTGTGCCTCGAACCTTACCTGCACTCCCAGGTATACGCGGCCGGCCTGATCCAGCAGCTTGGCTCCGTGGAGCAGCGGCAGAAAATCCTGCCGTCAGTGGCATCGGGCGAACAGTTGCTGGCGGTGGCAGACGAAGAAGCGGGCACCCACTTCCATCCGGAGGCCAGCGAATGCACCGCCGTTCCCTGTGAACGGGGCTGGCGTCTGAGTGGCCACAAACGAGTGGTTATCGGGGGCGAGCTTGCCCACACTATTCTGGTAACCGCCCGAATGAGTGACGGAGACGGGGTCAGCCTGTTTTTGCTGGACCCGGCAGCGGAGGGAGTCTCTCGCACCGGCTACCCCTGCATTGACGGCCCCAGGGCCTGTGATCTGGAGCTCTCCGACGTCTACGTTGAGGCGGATGCTCTGATCGGCCCCGCGGGCAAGGCGGGGCCGGCACTGGCCTACCAGCGCGGCCGGGCTTTGGCGGCGCAGTGCGCCGAGGCGCTGGGCAGTATGGAAGAAGCCTTCCGTCTGACTCTGGAGTACCTGAAAACCCGCCAGCAGTTCGGCTCGCCGATTGGCCGTTTCCAGGCCCTGCAGCACCGGATGGCGGAAATGCGGGGAGAGCTGGAGCTGGCCCGCTCAATGACCATTCTGGCGGCATGCGTGGCAGATGACCCGGATTCGAGCGAGCGCAGCCGCCGGCTGGCAGCCGCCAAGTTTGTCGTCGCCCGGGCGTCAGAGCTGATTGCAGAGCAGTCCATACAGTTGCATGGGGGCATCGGCATGACCTGGGAATACTCACTGGCACACCACGCCAAGCGCCTGGTGATGCTCACCCATCAGTTCGGGGACGACGATTTCCACCTCGGACAGTATTCGGCTCTGCTGGAGATTCCCCGGCAGGCTTCACGGCAGGTGGCCTGACAGCCAGCCATCAAGACAAGATCAACAAACGGAGACAACCAACATGGCCAACCAAGCAAGTTTCAACTGGGAAGACCCGCTGTTGCTGGACCAGCAGCTGACCGAAGAAGAGCGCATGGTGCGCGACAGTGCCCGCCAGTTTGCCGAAAGCAAGCTCCGGCCCCGGGTGCTGGAAGCCTTCCGCAACGAGAAGACCGATCCGGAGATCTTCCGGGAAATGGGCGAGACCGGCCTGCTCGGCGCCACCATCCCCGAGCAGTACGGTGGCAGCGGCCTGAACTACGTGTGCTATGGCCTCATTGCCCGGGAAATCGAGCGGGTGGATTCCGGTTACCGTTCCATGATGAGTGTGCAGTCGTCCCTGGTGATGGTGCCCATCTACGAATTCGGCAATGAGGAAACCCGCCAGAAGTACCTGCCGAAACTGGCCTCCGGCGAGTGGATCGGCTGCTTCGGCCTGACCGAGCCGGATCACGGTTCCGACCCCGGCAGCATGGCGACCCGGGCGCGCAAGGTGGACGGAGGTTACCGCCTCACCGGCAGCAAGATGTGGATCACCAACAGCCCGATTGCCGATGTGTTCGTGGTCTGGGCCAAGGACGATGATGGCGCGATCCGGGGCTTCGTGCTGGAGAAGGGCTGGGAAGGCCTGAGCGCACCGGCGATTCACGGCAAGGTCGGCCTGCGTGCTTCCATTACCGGTGAAATCGTCATGGACGGGGTGTTTGTCCCGGAAGAAAACGCCTTCCCGGACGTGCGGGGGCTGAAGGGCCCGTTTACCTGCCTGAACTCGGCCCGTTATGGCATTTCCTGGGGTGCCCTTGGCGCCGCCGAGGACTGCTGGCACACCGCCCGTCAGTACGTGCTCGATCGCAAACAGTTCGGTCGGCCGCTTGCGGCCAACCAGCTGATCCAGAAGAAGCTGGCGGACATGCAGACCGACATTACCCTGGCGCTGCAGGGGTGTCTGCGCCTTGGTCGCATGAAGGACGAAGGTACGGCGGCTGTGGAAATCACCTCCATCATGAAGCGCAATTCCTGTGGCAAGGCCCTGGATATCGCCCGCCTGGCCCGGGACATGCTCGGTGGCAACGGCATCAGTGACGAATTCGGGGTGGCGCGGCACCTGGTGAACCTGGAAGTCGTGAACACCTACGAAGGCACCCACGATGTGCATGCCCTGATTCTGGGCCGTGCCCAGACCGGTATTCAGGCCTTCTTCTGACATCTTTTTTATCATTTTTTCAGAAAGCGACCGCATTTTGCTGTAAATCGGTTAAAATGCGGTCGCCCAGCAGGGCTTTATTTAGTAATATTACGAAAATATTCGGGGTCGGCGAGAGCAGCCGGTCTTTCTTGTTGTTATTAAGACCAAAAGCGGTCAAAAAATGTACCTTCGGACCACGCCCCGGTACATAAATATCAAGGAAGATTCGGGCCCTTCGCCACATAATTCCAACAATCCGTTTTCTCAGAAGATCTCTGCAATGCCCACTACCGTGTTTTCCGGCTTCACCCACAATTTCCTTGGCAAGGCGCCTGTCTGGTACAAGCAGGCCATACTGCTGTTCCTGATTGCCAACCCGATTGTGATGTATGTGCTTGGCCCGGGCGTGGCGGGGTGGTTGCTGATCGGCGAGTTCATTTTCACCCTGGCCATGGCACTGAAATGCTACCCGTTGCTGCCGGGGGGCCTGCTCGCGGTGGAAGCGTTGCTGATCGGGCTGACTACGCCGGATGCGGTGTATCTGGAGGTGCTGACCAACTTCCCGGTGATCCTGCTGCTGATGTTCATGGTGGCCGGTATCTACTTCATGAAGGAACTGCTGCTGGTCACCTTCACCCAGATCCTGGTCGGAGTCCGCTCCAAGTCGGCGCTGTCCCTGCTGTTCTGCAGTGCGGCGGCGGTGCTTTCGGCGTTCCTGGATGCCCTGACCGTCACCGCGGTGATCATCTCCGTGGCAGTGGGCTTCTACTCGGTTTATCACAAGGTGGCGTCCGGTAAGGGCTACCAGCACTCTGACCACAACGCCAACAGTGACGAGGAAGTGATCGAGCTGCACCGGGAAGACCTGGAAAACTTCCGGGCCTTCCTGCGCAGCCTGTTGATGCATGGTGCTGTGGGTACCGCGTTGGGTGGCGTGACCACGATGGTGGGGGAGCCCCAGAATCTGCTGATTGCCAAGGTCGTGGGCTGGGATTTCATCGGCTTCTTCCTGAGCATGGCGCCGGTGAGTCTGCCCGTACTGGTGGGTGGTCTGGTGACCTGCTGGGCTTTGGAGAAGCTGCGCTGGTTCGGCTATGGCGGGCGTTTGCCGAAGCCCGTGCGCCGGGTGCTGGAAGAGTTCGCCGAGAACGAGCGCAACAAGCGTACCAAGGCGGATCAGGCGGCACTGTGGGTGCAGGCTGCCGCGGCTGCAATCCTGGTTATCGGTCTGGCGTTCCACCTGGCAGAGGTGGGCCTGATCGGCCTGCTGGTGATTATCCTGGTTACCTCCTTTACCGGCATCACCGACGAGCACCAGATCGGCAAGGCATTCCAGGAGTCCCTGCCGTTCACCTCACTTCTGGTGGTGTTTTTTGCCGTGGTTGCCGTTATCCACGAGCAGCACCTGTTCAAGCCGATTATTGATTACGTGCTCTCCCTGCCGGAAAGCGAACAGCCGGGCATGTTCTTCCTCGCCAACGGCCTGCTCTCCATGATCAGTGACAACGTGTTCGTGGCCACGGTTTACATCAGCGAGGTCAAACAGGCCCTGGATGCCGGCGCCATCAGTGTCGAGCATTTCCGGGATCTGGCGGTGTCCATCAACACCGGCACCAACCTGCCCAGCGTGGCAACCCCCAACGGCCAGGCCGCCTTCCTGTTCCTGCTGACCTCCGCGATTGCTCCGCTGGTGCGCCTTTCCTACGGGCGCATGGTCTGGATGGCACTGCCCTACACCCTGGTGATGGGCGGCATTGGCCTGTATTTCGTGGTCTACCATATCTGACAAGTTGCGGGATTTGCGCCACGCGTCAGTGCAGACTCCCGAAGTTCTGGTACTCTAATCTGCAGAGAAATTTGCAGAACTGGAGATCATGAATAGTCGCGCGCAGTTGTCCTCCGGATTCCGGGAGGTTCGGTTTACGGTCCGGTTTTGTGCCTGGGCGATCATGGCCCTGTTGGCTATCGCAGCCTCTTCGTCCGCTGCGGAGCCCACCGGGGATCGCCGGGTTATCACCATTGCCTACAACGAATTCCCGCCCTTTGCCCATCACACCCAATCCGGCGAGGCCTCCGGCCTGATTATCGAAATGACCCGCAAGGTGGTTGAAGAGGCAGGCTATGAGCCCGAATTCCTGTTTCTGCCCATCAGCCGGATCTACCTCTACCTGAAAAACGGCACGGTGGATGCCTGGCCCGGGCTGACCAACATTCCCCAGCTGAAGGGGGAAGTCCTGGAAAGCTGGGCCCAACCACTCACTGTGCAGCTCAGCGCCTGGTACCTGGAGGGCAATCCGCCCCTGAATCACTTTGATGACCTCCAGGGCAAGACCGTGATCGTGATCGGAGGCTACACCTACGCCGGCATGATCCAGTGGTTGCGGGAGTCCGACCAGATTCTGGTCACCGAGGCTCCGAATCACCGGGCGGCCATCGATATGCTCAAGCGCCGGAGGGGCGACTACGTTCTGGATTACCGTGCACCGGTACAGGAAATCCTGACGGAACCGTCCGACCGCGTGGTGAGGGAATCGCAAGTCCGCTCCCGGACCGCAGCCTGGCTGTTCTCCCTCGCCAACCCGCGGGCGGCGATTCTCCGGGAAGAGTTTGATGACGCCTACCTGCGCCTGGTGCAGCGGGGTGAACTACCGGCGATCTACCCGAACAGCCATGGCTACGTGATTCCCGGTTTTCCCGAAGCCTACCGCTGAGTTCCGATTCGTTCAGGGCATGAGGATGAGGTCCCGGTACCAGGCAGTGGCTCGCTCTCCGGTGTTGTCCGAATCGGACATGATGGCGATACCCACCACCGGTGGCGGATCCTCGCCGAAGGCCTTGCGGTAGTCCGCCACGATATCCCGTTCCACGCTGACCCATTGGCCGACCTGACTGCCGCCGGAGTTTACCGCCACCATCATGGTCCGGTCAGTGTAGGAATTGGCGATGAATTCCCCCTCGGGCAGTTTGTTGGCCCAGATGTAATTGAGGGCATTGCCGGGCAGGGTCTCCCCGAACAGTACTTCCACCGTCTTGCGTTTGGCCCGCTCGAAGAACCCGGCGTCCTCGGGCTGGAACTCGAAGGCCACGTAGATCCGGGCCGGGTAGTCGTCGCCGGATTTTTCCCGGGCGTTGCCGCCTTCGAACACGTTCGAGACCTTCCACTGCCAGGCCAGCTTCAGGCTGTTATCCGGTTCCAGCTTCAGGCGGGTGATCAGACCTGAGGCACCACCCTCGGTGGTGGCCCTGACCACCTGTTGGCCATCCTCCTGCACGAGTTCATAGCGGGTGTGCCGGTCGATCTTCGGGAAGTGCAGCGGCTCCCAGCCATCATCCAGCGACCCGATCTGCGAGAAAGGCGGTATCGGATTGTTGACGGCCAGGGCCTGGGCGCCCAACGCCGCAGACACGGTGATGCCGGCCAGCCAGTACCAGCGAGAGTTCATGGCCTACCCCTTGTGATGGTGTTTCAACGAAGACAGGGCAATGGCGGAAAAGTGCCTTGTCCCGATGCTGTTACGTGTATATAGTGCTTCTATCCTTGGTCAACTACCAGATGTTGTGATCATTCACTGATCACCTCCGGTAGTCGGGAATCCGGTGAGAATCCGGAACTGACGCGCAGCGGTATTGGGGAACGAGCGTGGCACGATGACACTGGCATCCGCCGGGAAGTCGCCACGCAAGGCCGAATCGAACGATTCACGCCCCTGAGTCCGAAGACCTGCCAGGGATCAGGAGCCACTAACACCGGCTTCTGGACTGCACCTTCGCGACTCAGGGTGAGCAGACCGGTTCCCGTTGCCTGTTCTCCAGGCAAAGTGTGCCCCTGCATTCGCGAAGGTGAAATGGAACCAACGCGAACTCAGGAGAGCACCATGACTGCTACCGCCTTCGCCGAACCACCGGCAGCTTCCACCGATACCGAATCCCTTCAGGTAATTAAACGCAACGGCACCCTGGTTGGATTCAATCCGGCCAAAATCAGTGTTGCCGTCACCAAGGCCTTCCTTGCCGTGGAAGGTGACAAGGCCGCTGGCTCTGCCCGAATCAACGATGCCGTACACCGGGTGACCGAACAGGTGGTCCAGGCCATCAGCCGGCGCCTGAAAGCCGGCGGTAAAGTCCACATCGAGGATATCCAGGACCAGGTGGAACTGGCGCTGATGCGGGCCGAGGAACAGAAAGTGGCCCGGGCCTACGTGCTGTACCGGGAAGAGCATGCCCGCAAGCGTGCGGTGGAAGAACCCATGGAGGCGCACCCGCATCTGACCGTTAAAAAGGCGGACGGCAGCATCGCCCCGCTGGATCTGGGCCTGATGAAGCTGCAGGTGGAACAGGCCGCCACCGGCCTCGACGGCATTGACGGCGAATCCCTGGTGGACGATGCCCTGCGCAACCTGTACGACGGCATCGAAGAAACCGAAGTGCTCTCGGCCTTGGTCATGACCGCCCGTAGCCGGATCGAGCAGGAGCCGGACTACAGCGCCGTCACCGCCCGCCTGCTGCTGGAACAGCTGCGACTTGAGGCTGCCGAGGCGCTGGACCTGCCCCGGAATCAGTCCTTGGCGGAGGTTTATCCACAGGCCCTGAGTGCGTTCATCCACGCCGGTATCCGTTACGAACTGCTGGACGAAGCCCTGGCGGCCTTCGATCTGGAGCGCCTCGGCGAGGCCCTGAAACCCGAGCGCGATCACCAGTTCGGCTTCCTCGGCCTGCAGACCCTTTACGACCGTTACTTCCTGCACTGGAACAAAGCCCGGCTGGAACTGCCCCAGGTGTTTTTCATGCGCGTGGCCATGGGCCTGGCCCTGCGGGAAGACGACCCCAATGCCCGCGCCATCGAGTTCTACGAGTTGCTGTCCAGCTTCGACTACATGGCGAGCACGCCGACCCTGTTCAACTCCGGCACCCGACATTCCCAGCTGTCCTCCTGCTACCTGACCACCGTGCAGGACGATCTCGAAAGCATCTACGGCGCCATCCGCGACAACGCCATGCTCTCCAAGTGGGCCGGCGGCCTGGGCAACGACTGGACCCCGGTGCGGGCGCTCGGCTCCCACATCAAGGGCACCAACGGCCAGAGCCAGGGCGTGGTGCCGTTCCTGAAAGTGGTGAACGACACCGCCGTGGCCGTCAACCAGGGTGGCAAGCGCAAGGGCGCGGTCTGCGCCTATCTGGAGAGCTGGCACCTGGACATCGAGGAATTCCTGGAACTGCGCAAGAACACCGGCGACGAGCGCCGCCGTACCCACGACATGAACACCGCCAACTGGGTGCCGGACCTGCTCATCGAGCGCATGCGCGAGGACCGCGACTGGACCCTGTTTTCCCCCAGCGACGTACCGGACCTGCACGACCTGTACGGCAACGCCTTCCGGGAGCGCTACGAGCATTACGAAGCGCTGGCGGAGCAAGGCAGGATCAAGCTGGCGAAGAAAATCCCGGCCAAACAGCTGTGGCGCAAGATGCTGACCGTGCTGTTCGAGACCGGCCACCCCTGGATCACCTTCAAGGACCCCTGCAACCTGCGCTCGCCCCAGCAGCACCGGGGCGTGGTTCACAGCTCCAACCTGTGCACCGAGATCACCCTGAACACCCGCGAGGATGAGATTGCGGTCTGCAACCTGGGTTCGGTGAACCTGGCCGCCCATATCGTCGGCGGGGAGCTGAACGTGCAGCGCCTGGAACGCACCGTCACCACCGCAGTACGGATGCTCGATAACGTCATCGATATCAACTACTACGCCGTGCCCCAGGCGCGGAACTCCAACCTGAAACACCGCCCCGTGGGCCTGGGCCTGATGGGCTTCCAGGACGCGCTCTACCAGCTGGGCCTGCCGTACTCCAGTCCCGAGGCGGTGGAGTTTGCCGATGTTGCCATGGAGCAGCTCAGCTACTTTGCCATCCGCGCCTCTGCCACCCTGGCGGGCGAACGCGGCGCCTACGAGACCTATGAAGGCTCACTCTGGCACCAGGGCATCCTGCCCATCGACTCTATCAACCTGCTGAAGAAAAACCGCCGGGATGGAGACTGCTCGGTGAACACCGACACGCGCCTGGACTGGACCCCGGTGCGTGATCTGATTGCCAAAAACGGCATGCGCAACAGCAACGTCATGGCCATCGCGCCCACCGCCACCATCTCCAACATCGTCGGAGTGTCCCAGTCCATCGAGCCGGCGTACCAGAACCTGTTCGTCAAATCGAACCTCTCCGGCGAGTTCACGGTGGTGAACCCCTCTCTGGTTCGTGACCTCAAGGCCGAGGGCCTGTGGGACAACGTCATGGTCAACGACCTCAAGTACTTCGACGGCTCG is a genomic window containing:
- the nhaB gene encoding sodium/proton antiporter NhaB, which encodes MPTTVFSGFTHNFLGKAPVWYKQAILLFLIANPIVMYVLGPGVAGWLLIGEFIFTLAMALKCYPLLPGGLLAVEALLIGLTTPDAVYLEVLTNFPVILLLMFMVAGIYFMKELLLVTFTQILVGVRSKSALSLLFCSAAAVLSAFLDALTVTAVIISVAVGFYSVYHKVASGKGYQHSDHNANSDEEVIELHREDLENFRAFLRSLLMHGAVGTALGGVTTMVGEPQNLLIAKVVGWDFIGFFLSMAPVSLPVLVGGLVTCWALEKLRWFGYGGRLPKPVRRVLEEFAENERNKRTKADQAALWVQAAAAAILVIGLAFHLAEVGLIGLLVIILVTSFTGITDEHQIGKAFQESLPFTSLLVVFFAVVAVIHEQHLFKPIIDYVLSLPESEQPGMFFLANGLLSMISDNVFVATVYISEVKQALDAGAISVEHFRDLAVSINTGTNLPSVATPNGQAAFLFLLTSAIAPLVRLSYGRMVWMALPYTLVMGGIGLYFVVYHI
- a CDS encoding transporter substrate-binding domain-containing protein; its protein translation is MNSRAQLSSGFREVRFTVRFCAWAIMALLAIAASSSAAEPTGDRRVITIAYNEFPPFAHHTQSGEASGLIIEMTRKVVEEAGYEPEFLFLPISRIYLYLKNGTVDAWPGLTNIPQLKGEVLESWAQPLTVQLSAWYLEGNPPLNHFDDLQGKTVIVIGGYTYAGMIQWLRESDQILVTEAPNHRAAIDMLKRRRGDYVLDYRAPVQEILTEPSDRVVRESQVRSRTAAWLFSLANPRAAILREEFDDAYLRLVQRGELPAIYPNSHGYVIPGFPEAYR
- a CDS encoding DUF3047 domain-containing protein, coding for MNSRWYWLAGITVSAALGAQALAVNNPIPPFSQIGSLDDGWEPLHFPKIDRHTRYELVQEDGQQVVRATTEGGASGLITRLKLEPDNSLKLAWQWKVSNVFEGGNAREKSGDDYPARIYVAFEFQPEDAGFFERAKRKTVEVLFGETLPGNALNYIWANKLPEGEFIANSYTDRTMMVAVNSGGSQVGQWVSVERDIVADYRKAFGEDPPPVVGIAIMSDSDNTGERATAWYRDLILMP
- a CDS encoding ribonucleoside-diphosphate reductase subunit alpha gives rise to the protein MTATAFAEPPAASTDTESLQVIKRNGTLVGFNPAKISVAVTKAFLAVEGDKAAGSARINDAVHRVTEQVVQAISRRLKAGGKVHIEDIQDQVELALMRAEEQKVARAYVLYREEHARKRAVEEPMEAHPHLTVKKADGSIAPLDLGLMKLQVEQAATGLDGIDGESLVDDALRNLYDGIEETEVLSALVMTARSRIEQEPDYSAVTARLLLEQLRLEAAEALDLPRNQSLAEVYPQALSAFIHAGIRYELLDEALAAFDLERLGEALKPERDHQFGFLGLQTLYDRYFLHWNKARLELPQVFFMRVAMGLALREDDPNARAIEFYELLSSFDYMASTPTLFNSGTRHSQLSSCYLTTVQDDLESIYGAIRDNAMLSKWAGGLGNDWTPVRALGSHIKGTNGQSQGVVPFLKVVNDTAVAVNQGGKRKGAVCAYLESWHLDIEEFLELRKNTGDERRRTHDMNTANWVPDLLIERMREDRDWTLFSPSDVPDLHDLYGNAFRERYEHYEALAEQGRIKLAKKIPAKQLWRKMLTVLFETGHPWITFKDPCNLRSPQQHRGVVHSSNLCTEITLNTREDEIAVCNLGSVNLAAHIVGGELNVQRLERTVTTAVRMLDNVIDINYYAVPQARNSNLKHRPVGLGLMGFQDALYQLGLPYSSPEAVEFADVAMEQLSYFAIRASATLAGERGAYETYEGSLWHQGILPIDSINLLKKNRRDGDCSVNTDTRLDWTPVRDLIAKNGMRNSNVMAIAPTATISNIVGVSQSIEPAYQNLFVKSNLSGEFTVVNPSLVRDLKAEGLWDNVMVNDLKYFDGSVQQIDRIPAELKARYATAFEIDARWLVEAAARRQKWLDQAQSLNLYMAEPSGKKLDALYQLAWERGLKTTYYLRSLGATGAEKTAPVAAPQPQVCSIDNPDCEACQ